From the Thomasclavelia ramosa DSM 1402 genome, the window TACTTATGATGGTCATGAAAATATTATTGCATCTTTTGCAGACATTCGTGAAGTGTTGAATAATGATAATCTTAAATCAAAAAGTGCTACAATAATGTTGCAAGTTGAATTGGTCCGTGATGGTAAAACAATTACTAAAGAAGTTAATGCAAAATATAATAGTGATTCTAATTCATACACAATGGGTTTGACTCCAGCAACAAGAAATTTAAGCTTTTTTGAAGCTATTAATTATGGGGTAACTAAATTTGTAGAGATGGCGCTGTTGATTTTTACAACATTAGGTAAGCTATTTACAGACTCCGCTAATACAATTGGACAATTGTCAGGACCAGCGGGAATTTACAACGTAACGGCTCAAATTACTGAAACAGGATCAATTAGTCAATTATTAACATTGCTAGCTTTATTATCGACTAATATTGGAATGTTCAATTTATTGCCTATTCCTGGTTTAGACGGTTGTCAAGTTATCTTTGCTGTGGTTGAAAGAGTAATCGGGCGTGAATTACCGTTAAAGGTTAAATATGGTTTACAAATTGCTGGATTAGCCCTTGTTTTTGGTCTAATGATCTTTGTAACCTTTAATGATATTTCTAGAATATTTGGATAAAGGGAATTAATTTTCCCTTTTTTATGCTATAATGTTTGAGTGTTATATTGATAAGAATAATGAAGGATGATTTGATGGAAAATAAATTATTAATATTATTAAAAAATTTAAAGATTGAAAGCCAAGCTAATATTTTAAAAGAAGGAAAAATCAGTAAAGTTGTTGTAGCGAGAGATAATAGTTATACTTTTCACTTAGTGTTTAATCAGATTTTGCCATTTGAGGAGTATCAATTATTAATAAATAACCGCGATAATTTTCCTTATCCTACTAAATATAAAATTAGTTATGAAACTGAATTTTTTAATCAAAATGAATTATTATTATATACCGGATACCTTTTAGAAAAATTAAAAAAAGATTATCCTGTTTGTGCTACTTTAACAGTTGAAAGTTTTAAAATCGAAGATAAAGTTATTAGAGTAGAAACATGTAATGAAATTCAGTTAGAACAATTACGTCAGTTAAGAGCACAAATTGAAGATATGTTCAATGATGTAGGTATCGATAAAAATTTTGATTTTTATATTGATGAAGAAAACGATGTATTTAAAGATATTAAAGAAGAGATGGAAGCTTATGAACCAGTTGAAATTGACCTTTCTTTAATCCAAAAGCCAGATAAACCGGCGTCAGAACAAAATAATTATAAGAATAATTATCGTCAAAAAAATGCAGCAATCGATATGAAAATTGAAGAGATTACTAATCAGACAATGGATAATAATATTGTAATAAAAGGCTTTGTTTTTAAAACAGAAATGATTAAAACAAGAGCGGGAAAACATATTCAAAGTTTATGGGTTACAGATTATACTGATTCAATTATTGTTAAACGTTTTGAAAACAATTCTAATAACTCGTTAGAAGAATTAAAAGTTATCGGTAAAGGCGGAGTTTGGGTAAAAGTTCGAGGTGAAGCCCGTTTTGATAGCTTTGCACGCGAAACAGTTATGATGGCTCGCGAGGTTGAAGTGATTAAGAGCCCAGCACCACGTAAAGATACTAGTGAAGCAAAAAGAGTGGAATTACATACACATTCAAAAATGTCAGCGATGGATGGGGTTGGAACAATTACCCAATATATTAACGCTGTAGCAAGCTGGGGACATAAAGCAATTGCTGTAACTGATCATGGTAATGTCCAATCTTTTCCTGAAGCTCAAATGGCAGCTGGAAAAGCAGGAATTAAAATGATCTATGGTGTTGAATTCAATATGATCGAACCGATTTTGAATATTGTTTATAACGAAATAGATACCTCAATTGAACATGCAACCTATGTTTCTTTTGACTTGGAAACAACAGGTCTATCAGTTATTCACGATGGGATTACAGAATTTGGAGCTGTCAAAATTAAAAATGGAGAAGTAATTGATCGACTGCAAATGTTTGTGAATCCAGGGAAGAGCATTTCCTCAAGAATCACTAATTTAACTAGCATTACTAATGATATGGTACGTAATGAACCGACGATTGATGCATTATTGCCTAGAATTATAGAATTTTTTGATGATTGTATTTTAGTCGCTCATAATGCTAATTTTGATATTGGATTTTTAAATGAGAATTTACGGCGAAATAATATGCCTGAAATTACGAACCCAATTATCGATTCATTGGCTTTAGCACGAGCAATTTTGAAACCGATGAAATCGTATCGATTGGGGAATGTGTGCCGCAGTTATCGAGTAAATTATGATGATGAAGTGGCTCACCGTGCTGATTATGATGCTGAAGTATTAGGTGATGTTTTTAACATGATGTTACATCAAATTATGCAAAGCGGTAAATATAATCTTTTAGACTTGTGTGAATTAACAGGGGATGATGTTTATAAAATTGTTTATCCTTATCATATGACCGCATTGGCGTTAAATAAAGCTGGTTTAAAAAATATGTTTAAATTGGTTAGTGAAGCAAATACTAAATATTTTCATAATGGATCAAGAATTCCTAAAGAACGTTTAGAACATTATCGAGAAGGCTTATTATATGGCAGCAGTTGCTATAACGGTGATGTTTTTGAGGCGGCTCTGAACTTATCTGATGAAAAATTAGAACGGGCCATGGAATTTTATGACTATATTGAAATTCAACCACTTGAGGACTACTATCACTTAGTTGATCGTGGAAAATTGCAAGATACTGATGAGTTAATCAAATCTTTACATCGGATTATTGATTGTGCAAAAAAACTAGATAAATTAATTGTAGCAACTGGTGATGTTCACTTTTTAGAAGTTCGTGATAAAATTTTTAGAGATGTTTTTATCTCTAATCCGACGATTGGAATTGGTCACCGTGCTCATCCGCTGTGTGATCGACGCAATCCTAAGGCTAAAAATCCCTGCCAATATTTGAGAACAACTAATGAAATGTTAGAAGGTTATCCTTATTTACCACAAGACGAAGTATTTGAATATGTTGTTACAAATACAAATAAAATTGCTGATATGGTTGAGGAAATCAAACCAGTGCATGATAAATTGTTCACGCCTAAGATAGATGGTGCAGACGAAAATCTAAAGAAGATTTGTTACGATACTGCGCATAAGACATATGGTAATCCGTTACCGCAAATTGTTGAAAAGCGCCTTGAAAAAGAACTTAGTAATATCATCAAGCATGGCTTTGGGGTCATTTACTATATTTCTCATCTATTAGTAAAAAAATCAAATGATGATGGCTATCTAGTAGGTTCTCGGGGATCTGTTGGTTCTTCATTTGTTGCAACAATGTCAGGAATAACAGAGGTAAATCCGTTACCGCCCCACTATGTATGCCTCCATTGTTCGCATAGCGAATTTTTAGAAGAAGGAATTGTGGCTGATGGCTATGATTTGGAAGATAAAGTGTGCCCTAAATGCGGTAAAATAATGAAGGGTGAAGGACATAATATTCCATTTGAGACCTTCCTTGGATTTAACGCTGATAAAGTACCGGACATTGATTTAAATTTCTCAGGTGAATATCAAGCTAATGCACATGCTTTTACTAAAGAAATATTTGGTGAAGATCATGTTTTTAGAGCAGGAACGATTTCGACAGTAGCAGAAAAAACAGCTTATGGATATGCAAAAGGATATGCTGAATTAATGGGGACTGATCAAACAATTCGTTCTGCTGAATTAGAGCGAATCGCAGCCGGCTGTGGTGGTGTTAAAAGAACAACAGGACAGCATCCTGGTGGGATCATCGTTATTCCAGGGGATATGGATGTATTTGATTTTACACCGTATCAATTTCCGGCAGATGATCTAAATGCTGCGTGGAAAACAACTCACTTCGATTTCCATGCTATTCATGATAATGTTTTGAAATTTGATATTTTAGGCCATGTCGATCCGACTGTAACACGATTTTTGCAAGATCTGACAGGTGTTGATCCTAAGGATATTCCAACTAACGATAAAAAAGTTATGAGTTTGTTTACTAGCAGTGAGGCATTAGGATGTAATCTTGATTTTATTGGTTGCAAAAATGGAGCTTTAGGGCTTCCTGAATTTGGTACCTCATTTGTACGTGGAATGTTAGATCAAACCCAACCTAAAACATTTAATGATTTAGTTATTATCTCGGGGCTATCACATGGAACTGATGTATATTTAGGAAATGCTGAAACGTTAATTAAATCTGGGACTTGTACACTTTCTGAAGTAATTGGATGTCGTGATGATATTATGGTTTATTTGATTGAAAAAGGTTTGCCAAACAAGGATGCTTTCGATATCATGGAATGTGTCCGTAAAGGTAAGTCACCGGTAGTTTTTCCAGAAAAAAAATATGAAGAACTAATGAAAGAATACAATGTACCGCAGTGGTATATTGATTCTTGTAAAAAAATTAAATACATGTTCCCTAAGGCTCATGCTGCTGCCTATGTATTATCTGCAATTCGAGTAGCTTGGTGGAAATTATATTATCCACGAGAATATTATGCTGTTTATTTTACAACGAGATGTGATTTTTATGATATTGAAACACTTGTACAAGGTAAAGATGCTATCATGGCAAGACGAGCTGAAATAACGCAGTTAAGAGCTGAACGGAGTTCTTCAAACAAAGATGAAGGATTATGGGATATTTTTGAAATCGCACTAGAAATGATTGAGCGGGGATTCCATTTTAATCCAGTTAGTTTAGAGTATTCACAAGCTAGCAAGTTTATATTAGATCCAAACGATGAAAAAGGGTTGATTCCACCGTTTAGTGCAATTGATGCATTAGGTGAATCAGTAGCTAAAACAGTTGTAGATGCTCGAGCAGATGGTCCGTTTTTATCTAAAGAAGATGTTATTAAACGAACAAAGTTGAACAATTCACATATTAAAACACTATCTAAAATGGGGGTTTTTAATGGAATGCAGGAGCGTAATCAACTTTCACTTTTCTAAGTAGTTGCAATAATTAAAAAAATGTGGTATTATTTATTTAGTTTCATAGAGAAGCGAGTGGGGTGACCCACTCTTTATTATTGAATAGAGGTGAAAGAATGGAACTTTTAGATACGATTAAAACACTGATAAAACCAATTTTAGAAAATAATGATGTATATCTTGATGATATTGAATACCTTCAGGAAAATGGCGAATGGTATCTTCGCATTTTTGTTGAAAAAAATGAAGGTTCCCTAGACATGGACACATGTGTAGCAGTTAGTGAAGCAATTAGTTTAAAGATGGATGAAGAAGATCCGATCAAAGGAGAATATTATTTAGAAGTTTCTTCACCAGGTGTAGAAAAGCCCCTAAAGACTTTTGAGCAAGTTAAAGCTTCAGTAGGTAAGTATGTCTACGCTAAATTCATTAATCCAACTGCTGGAATGGATGAAGTGGAAGGATTTATTAAAACAATTGAAGATGAAACGATTGAATTTGAATATTTAGTTAAGAATATTAAGAAAAGAATTAAAATTGACTATAGCAATATTAAATTTATAAGACTAGCTGTGAAATTTTAGGAGGATAAAAAAGTGGCAAGTAAAAAATTCATGGATGCACTAAATTTATTAATTGAAGAAAAAGGGATTGAAAAAGATGTCTTTTTAGAAATGCTTAAAGAATCTATTGGTAAAGCATATAAGAAAAATTATTTAAACCCTGATGCTAATGTCCGTGTTGAAATTAATGAAAAAACTGGAAAGTTTAGATTATTTGAACTTCGAACAGTTGTTGATGATCTAGATGATGAAGATATTGAATTATCTCTAGAAGAAGCTCAAGCAATCAATCCTAATTATCAAATTGGAGATGTTGTTGAAACTGAAGCCGATATCGAACATATTGGACGTTTGGCAGCTATTCAAACAAAACAATTATTTAGACAAAAGATTCGCGAAACTGAAAAAGAAACACTTTATAACGAATTTGCAGATAAAAAAGATGATATCATCACAGGTATCGTTGATCGTGTTGAGGATAAATTTGCAATTGTAAATATTGGTAAAACAGGAGCTTTCTTAGCTTCTAATCAACAAATTCCTGGTGAAAAATTAAATGAGGGTCAACATTTAAAAGTGTATGTTAGCGATGTTGATCGTGGAACTAAAGGAACTCATATTGTTGTTAGCCGGACAGAGCCGAGTTTTGTTAAGAGATTATTTGAATTAGAAGTACCTGAAGTATACGATGGAACAGTTGAAATCAAAGCAGTTTCACGGGAACCAGGTGAAAGAAGTAAGGTTGCTGTTTATACTAGTAATGAAAATATTGATCCAATTGGCTCTTGTGTTGGACCAAAGGGAAGTCGAGTTAAAAATGTAGTTGATGAGTTAAATGGTGAGATGATTGATATTATTTTATGGAGTAGTGATCCGGTTGTCTTTATTTCTAATGCCTTGAGTCCATCTGATGTTAAGTGGGTATCTATTAATGAAGAAAATCACAGTGCTTTAGTAGTTGTACCAGATGATCAATTATCTTTAGCTATCGGTAAGCGTGGTCAAAACGCTCGTTTAGCAGTACGTTTAACAGGTTGGAAGATTGATATTAAATCTGTTAGTGAGGCTGTTGAACTTGGTTTAATTGATCTTCAAACAGTTAATAATACAGAAGAATCATCACCTGTTGATGCTAGTTTTGAAGAAGAGTTTGCTCAAGAAATGTTAGATGAAGCAGTTGAGGAAGCTGTTGTGGAAGAAGCTGTTGAAGTTGCAGAAGAACCAGAAATCGAAGAAGAAGTTGTTGAGGTTGAAGAAGAACCTACTCAATCGAAAAAGGTTATTGAATACGAAGATTTTGAAGATTTAGATGATGAATATAGTAAATATGATGAAGAAATCGATTACGATGAATATGATGAATACTATGATAAAGATTAAGGAGTGATTAAATTGCGAAAAATCCCTTTAAGAAAATGTTTAGCAACGGGTGAACAGTTGCCAAAACAACAATTAATCAGAATCGTACGTAATAAAGAAGGTCAAGTAGCTGTCGATCCAACTGGTAAGATGAATGGACGAGGAGCTTATCTGAAACGTAGTCATGAAGCGTTCGTGTTAGCAAAAAAGAAAAAAGTTTTAGCTCGGGCTTTGCAGGTTGAAATTCCTGAAGAAATTTTCGTAGAACTGGAAAAATTTGCGGATGAATAATTATTTAAATACACTTGGCTTGGCTGCGCGAGCTCGAAAAATCATTACTGGTGAAACTTTAATCACAAAGATTAGAAATAACGAAGTAGAATTTGTTATTATTGCTAGCGACGCTAGTGACAATACTAAAAAAAAGATCACCGATAAATGTACAAGTTATAAAGTTGAGTATGTTATAGCTTGTACTATTGATGAACTATCCAGTGCAATCGGTAAAAAAAATCGAGTAGCACTTGGTATCCAGGATACTGGATTTGCTAAAATATTAAAAGAAAAGATAGGAGGGTGAACATATGGCAAAACAAAATAAACAAACAAAAAATAAAAAAGGTGCGCCAAGAAAGAAACAATTAAAGTCTAATTTTCCGACCAAAAAAGAAGAAATAGTTGCTAAAGATGGTGTCATTGTTTATGAAGAAGGTATTACTGTTGGTCAATTAGCTGATAAAATTGGACAAACGCCTGCCAATGTTATTAAAGTATTGTTTCTATTAGGAACGATGGTAACTATTAATTCATCTTTAAATGATGAGCAAGTAGAATTAATTTGTCTTGAATATGGTTTTGAAGTCGAAAAACATGTTGAAGTTAGTGAAGTGAATTTTGAGGAAATTGATATTCAGGATGATGAGAAGGATTTACAGCCTCGTTGTCCAGTAGTTACAATTATGGGACATGTTGATCATGGTAAAACTACATTGTTAGATACAATCAGAAAGTCTGCGGTTGTAGAAGGTGAATTTGGTGGGATTACACAACATATCGGTGCTTATCAAGTTGAAGTTAATGGAAAAAAAGTTACTTTCTTAGATACACCGGGCCATGAAGCATTTACTGCTATGCGTGCTCGTGGAGCTCAAGTAACTGATATTGTTATTATTGTAGTAGCAGCTGATGATGGTGTTATGCCACAAACAAAAGAGGCAATTGATCATGCAAAAGCAGCAGGTGTACCAATTGTCGTTGCGATTAATAAAATTGATAAAGAAGGTGCCGATCCTGAAAGAATCAAAGGAGAAATGGCTGAGCATGGTCTGCTTCCTGAAGGTTGGGGTGGAGATACAGTATACTGTGAAATTTCTGCTAAAAAAAGAATTGGAATTGAAGAATTGCTAGAAACTTTAACTGTTGTTGCAGAATTAGCAGATTTAAAAGCAAATCCTAATCGTTATGCATATGGCAGTGTAGTTGAAGGTAAACTAGATAAGGGGCGTGGACCAGTTGCAACGTTACTTGTTGAAAATGGTACTTTAAGAGCGGGAGATCCAATTGTAGTTGGAACATCATTTGGACGTGTTCGTCAAATGCTTGATGATCGTGGAAAAATTATTAAAGAAGCACTTCCCGCTACTCCAGTTGAAATTACGGGTTTAAATGACGTTCCAGTTGCTGGTGATAAGTTTATGGCTTTTGAAAACGAAAAACAAGCTCGTAGTGTTGGTGAAACACGATTAAAAGCGAAACAAGATAAAGAGCGTAGTTCAGGAGCTGCCTTATCATTAGATGATTTATACTCTCAAATCAAAGAGGGCGAAATGATTGACTTAAACATTATTGTTAAAGCTGATGTCCAAGGTACTGCTGAAGCAGTTAAAGCTTCATTAGAAAAAATTGATGTTGATGGTGTAAGAGTAAATGTTATTCGTTCTACAGCTGGAGGAATTTCAGAATCTGATGTTCTATTAGCATCTGCTTCACAAGCAATTATTTATGGTTTTAATGTTCGTCCAAATGCAAAAGTACGTCAAAAGGCTGAAGAAGAAGGAATTGAGATTCGTTTACACAATATCATCTATAAAATGGTTGAAGAGATTGAAACCGCGATGAAAGGTATGCTTGCTCCAGAAATTAAAGAGGTTGTTACAGGTCAAGCAGAAATTCGTCAGGTAATTAAAGTTTCTAAAGTTGGAAATATTGCTGGATGTTATGTAACAGATGGTTTTATTCGCCGTAATTGTGGAATCCGTTTACTTCGTGATAGTGTTGTTGTATATGAAGGAAAATTAGGTTCATTAAAACGTTTCCAGGATGATGCTAAAGAAGTTGCAGCGGGATTTGAATGTGGTTTAAGTATTGAAAACTTCAATGATATTAAAGAAGGCGATATTGTCGAAGGATATATCATGGAAGAAGTCGAAGTTAAGTAGGTGAATTAAATGATTCTTAAAAAGGATAAGATGAATGGTATTATTCAACGCGAGTTATCACAAATCATTCAAGTTGAAGTACGTGATCCTAAGATAGGTTTTTGTACTATTACTGCAGTTGATACGACTACTGATCTATCAATTGCTAAAGTATATGTGACTTTCTTAGGAAAAGACTTTGATACGCGCAAAGGAATGGAAGCATTAAATCGTTCTAAAGGATTTATTCGTTCTTTATTAGCTAAACGTCTTACAATTCGTAAAGTACCAGAACTGATTTTTGTTAACGATACCTCTTTAGAGTATGGTAATAAAATCGAAAAAATTATTGATGATTTAAATCATCATGATAAATAATTCAAAAGAAGGTCAAATTGAAGTGAAGCCAATTTCTTGGACACTAATTTAGTTATGCTATTAATAAGGATTGATCCTGTATTGCACAGGAGTTGATCCTTTTAATTTTGTTGTTATTTTTTTGAGTATAGTATTGTTTTATACATTCTTCTATTGCAATCTTTAAATTATATAACGATCTAAAAGTATATTCATAACCATAAAAAATTTCATTTTTCCAACGGAATTCTTCATTGGTGAATTATCTAAACAATTTCTTTTTTAATATTGACTGTGGAATTTATTCTTTTCAAAAATTTTTTATACACAATATTTTTTTGTTATCTTGTGAGTTTAACCATAATAAAATGAACTCCACCATTTGAAATACCTAAATAATGGGACTACAATAAATCACCTTCTTTTTATTTGAGTCTTATTTGTTTCATCTAGATAGAATTGTGCTATAATACTATATAGATATAGGAGGACTAAAAGAAATGAAATACTGTATAACAAACGGGAAAGTTATTTTAAAAAATCAAGTAGTAGATGCAAATGTATATGTAGAAAATACAAAGATTACTGAGATTTCTAATCGTCAACCTGATGATGAAACAGTAATTGATGCAAAAGGTAGATATGTGTCACCAGGATTTATTGATGTTCATACTCATGGGCGTGGTGGCAGTGATACAATGTATAACACTTTTGAAGATCTTGATACAATTACAAGTACTGCCGTAAAAACAGGTGTAACAGGAATTTTACCTACAACGATGACGATGTCTAAAGAAGATACTTATGCGGCTATTAAAAATGTTGGAGATAACATGGATAAAGTTGGAGGAAGTAAAATCCTAGGAGTACACATGGAAGGTCCATTTTTTAATACAAAATATAAAGGAGCTCAACCTGAAGAGTTTATGATCAAACCTACAGCTGAAAATTATAGCAGTTTAGTTGGTGAATATGGTAAAATTGTAAAAAAATTAAGTTTAGCACCAGAATTAAAGGATTCTGATAAGTTAATCGAGTATTTAGTCAAAGAAGGTGTGGTTGTAAGTATTGGGCACACTAATGCAACTTATGACGAAGCAGTTGTTGGAATTAAAGCTGGAGCAACTTCAGGTACTCATACTTATAATGCAATGACACCATTAACACATCGAAATCCAGGAGTAGTAGGAGCTATCATGGAACATGATGAAGTTTATGCGGAATTGATTTTAGATGGAATTCATGTCAGCTATCCAGCTGCAAAAGTGCTTTTAAGGGCTAAAGGTTTAGATAAAGTGATTTTAATCACTGATTCTATTGAAGCTTCTGGTTTAGAAGATGGTCAATATAAATTAGGTAATCAGGCTGTATTTGTTAAAGATAATTCAGCTCGTTTAGAAGATGGGACTTTAGCTGGTAGTATTTTAGCAATGAATAATGCAGTAAAGAATGCATATCAACATTTAGGTTTATCAATTAATGAAGCTGTTAATTTAGCTAGTTATAATCCTGCTAAAAATTTGAATTTAATTGATTTAGGGGAAATTGCAGTTAACAAAACAGCGGACATTATTATGTTTGATGAAGAAATTAATGTTGATTTTGTAATGATTGATGGAAATGTAAAAATTGGAGGATAGTATGATTACATTAAAGAATGAAGTTTTAGAGGTTACTCTAGCTAATAAAGGTGCAGAAATTATTAAAATTGTTGGGCAGGATGATCAAATTAATTATAT encodes:
- a CDS encoding L7Ae/L30e/S12e/Gadd45 family ribosomal protein; the protein is MNNYLNTLGLAARARKIITGETLITKIRNNEVEFVIIASDASDNTKKKITDKCTSYKVEYVIACTIDELSSAIGKKNRVALGIQDTGFAKILKEKIGG
- the nagA gene encoding N-acetylglucosamine-6-phosphate deacetylase — encoded protein: MKYCITNGKVILKNQVVDANVYVENTKITEISNRQPDDETVIDAKGRYVSPGFIDVHTHGRGGSDTMYNTFEDLDTITSTAVKTGVTGILPTTMTMSKEDTYAAIKNVGDNMDKVGGSKILGVHMEGPFFNTKYKGAQPEEFMIKPTAENYSSLVGEYGKIVKKLSLAPELKDSDKLIEYLVKEGVVVSIGHTNATYDEAVVGIKAGATSGTHTYNAMTPLTHRNPGVVGAIMEHDEVYAELILDGIHVSYPAAKVLLRAKGLDKVILITDSIEASGLEDGQYKLGNQAVFVKDNSARLEDGTLAGSILAMNNAVKNAYQHLGLSINEAVNLASYNPAKNLNLIDLGEIAVNKTADIIMFDEEINVDFVMIDGNVKIGG
- the nusA gene encoding transcription termination factor NusA; the protein is MASKKFMDALNLLIEEKGIEKDVFLEMLKESIGKAYKKNYLNPDANVRVEINEKTGKFRLFELRTVVDDLDDEDIELSLEEAQAINPNYQIGDVVETEADIEHIGRLAAIQTKQLFRQKIRETEKETLYNEFADKKDDIITGIVDRVEDKFAIVNIGKTGAFLASNQQIPGEKLNEGQHLKVYVSDVDRGTKGTHIVVSRTEPSFVKRLFELEVPEVYDGTVEIKAVSREPGERSKVAVYTSNENIDPIGSCVGPKGSRVKNVVDELNGEMIDIILWSSDPVVFISNALSPSDVKWVSINEENHSALVVVPDDQLSLAIGKRGQNARLAVRLTGWKIDIKSVSEAVELGLIDLQTVNNTEESSPVDASFEEEFAQEMLDEAVEEAVVEEAVEVAEEPEIEEEVVEVEEEPTQSKKVIEYEDFEDLDDEYSKYDEEIDYDEYDEYYDKD
- the rbfA gene encoding 30S ribosome-binding factor RbfA — encoded protein: MILKKDKMNGIIQRELSQIIQVEVRDPKIGFCTITAVDTTTDLSIAKVYVTFLGKDFDTRKGMEALNRSKGFIRSLLAKRLTIRKVPELIFVNDTSLEYGNKIEKIIDDLNHHDK
- a CDS encoding M50 family metallopeptidase, with the translated sequence MQTLINIVVFILILGIVVLIHELGHFITAKSFGVYCSEFSIGMGPKIFSRKKGETEYEIRALPIGGFVSMAGEADNDIEEFKDVPIERTLKGISCWKKCVVFLAGVFMNFVLSLVILIGVYCVIDVQTNTPEIGKVTSDSPAMIAGLEAGDTISKITYDGHENIIASFADIREVLNNDNLKSKSATIMLQVELVRDGKTITKEVNAKYNSDSNSYTMGLTPATRNLSFFEAINYGVTKFVEMALLIFTTLGKLFTDSANTIGQLSGPAGIYNVTAQITETGSISQLLTLLALLSTNIGMFNLLPIPGLDGCQVIFAVVERVIGRELPLKVKYGLQIAGLALVFGLMIFVTFNDISRIFG
- the rimP gene encoding ribosome maturation factor RimP is translated as MELLDTIKTLIKPILENNDVYLDDIEYLQENGEWYLRIFVEKNEGSLDMDTCVAVSEAISLKMDEEDPIKGEYYLEVSSPGVEKPLKTFEQVKASVGKYVYAKFINPTAGMDEVEGFIKTIEDETIEFEYLVKNIKKRIKIDYSNIKFIRLAVKF
- a CDS encoding PolC-type DNA polymerase III, translating into MENKLLILLKNLKIESQANILKEGKISKVVVARDNSYTFHLVFNQILPFEEYQLLINNRDNFPYPTKYKISYETEFFNQNELLLYTGYLLEKLKKDYPVCATLTVESFKIEDKVIRVETCNEIQLEQLRQLRAQIEDMFNDVGIDKNFDFYIDEENDVFKDIKEEMEAYEPVEIDLSLIQKPDKPASEQNNYKNNYRQKNAAIDMKIEEITNQTMDNNIVIKGFVFKTEMIKTRAGKHIQSLWVTDYTDSIIVKRFENNSNNSLEELKVIGKGGVWVKVRGEARFDSFARETVMMAREVEVIKSPAPRKDTSEAKRVELHTHSKMSAMDGVGTITQYINAVASWGHKAIAVTDHGNVQSFPEAQMAAGKAGIKMIYGVEFNMIEPILNIVYNEIDTSIEHATYVSFDLETTGLSVIHDGITEFGAVKIKNGEVIDRLQMFVNPGKSISSRITNLTSITNDMVRNEPTIDALLPRIIEFFDDCILVAHNANFDIGFLNENLRRNNMPEITNPIIDSLALARAILKPMKSYRLGNVCRSYRVNYDDEVAHRADYDAEVLGDVFNMMLHQIMQSGKYNLLDLCELTGDDVYKIVYPYHMTALALNKAGLKNMFKLVSEANTKYFHNGSRIPKERLEHYREGLLYGSSCYNGDVFEAALNLSDEKLERAMEFYDYIEIQPLEDYYHLVDRGKLQDTDELIKSLHRIIDCAKKLDKLIVATGDVHFLEVRDKIFRDVFISNPTIGIGHRAHPLCDRRNPKAKNPCQYLRTTNEMLEGYPYLPQDEVFEYVVTNTNKIADMVEEIKPVHDKLFTPKIDGADENLKKICYDTAHKTYGNPLPQIVEKRLEKELSNIIKHGFGVIYYISHLLVKKSNDDGYLVGSRGSVGSSFVATMSGITEVNPLPPHYVCLHCSHSEFLEEGIVADGYDLEDKVCPKCGKIMKGEGHNIPFETFLGFNADKVPDIDLNFSGEYQANAHAFTKEIFGEDHVFRAGTISTVAEKTAYGYAKGYAELMGTDQTIRSAELERIAAGCGGVKRTTGQHPGGIIVIPGDMDVFDFTPYQFPADDLNAAWKTTHFDFHAIHDNVLKFDILGHVDPTVTRFLQDLTGVDPKDIPTNDKKVMSLFTSSEALGCNLDFIGCKNGALGLPEFGTSFVRGMLDQTQPKTFNDLVIISGLSHGTDVYLGNAETLIKSGTCTLSEVIGCRDDIMVYLIEKGLPNKDAFDIMECVRKGKSPVVFPEKKYEELMKEYNVPQWYIDSCKKIKYMFPKAHAAAYVLSAIRVAWWKLYYPREYYAVYFTTRCDFYDIETLVQGKDAIMARRAEITQLRAERSSSNKDEGLWDIFEIALEMIERGFHFNPVSLEYSQASKFILDPNDEKGLIPPFSAIDALGESVAKTVVDARADGPFLSKEDVIKRTKLNNSHIKTLSKMGVFNGMQERNQLSLF
- the rnpM gene encoding RNase P modulator RnpM yields the protein MRKIPLRKCLATGEQLPKQQLIRIVRNKEGQVAVDPTGKMNGRGAYLKRSHEAFVLAKKKKVLARALQVEIPEEIFVELEKFADE
- the infB gene encoding translation initiation factor IF-2 translates to MAKQNKQTKNKKGAPRKKQLKSNFPTKKEEIVAKDGVIVYEEGITVGQLADKIGQTPANVIKVLFLLGTMVTINSSLNDEQVELICLEYGFEVEKHVEVSEVNFEEIDIQDDEKDLQPRCPVVTIMGHVDHGKTTLLDTIRKSAVVEGEFGGITQHIGAYQVEVNGKKVTFLDTPGHEAFTAMRARGAQVTDIVIIVVAADDGVMPQTKEAIDHAKAAGVPIVVAINKIDKEGADPERIKGEMAEHGLLPEGWGGDTVYCEISAKKRIGIEELLETLTVVAELADLKANPNRYAYGSVVEGKLDKGRGPVATLLVENGTLRAGDPIVVGTSFGRVRQMLDDRGKIIKEALPATPVEITGLNDVPVAGDKFMAFENEKQARSVGETRLKAKQDKERSSGAALSLDDLYSQIKEGEMIDLNIIVKADVQGTAEAVKASLEKIDVDGVRVNVIRSTAGGISESDVLLASASQAIIYGFNVRPNAKVRQKAEEEGIEIRLHNIIYKMVEEIETAMKGMLAPEIKEVVTGQAEIRQVIKVSKVGNIAGCYVTDGFIRRNCGIRLLRDSVVVYEGKLGSLKRFQDDAKEVAAGFECGLSIENFNDIKEGDIVEGYIMEEVEVK